From Bacteroidota bacterium, the proteins below share one genomic window:
- the truA gene encoding tRNA pseudouridine(38-40) synthase TruA: MHRYFIKLSFDGTHYNGWQIQKNSSQTVQQKIQEGLSQLLNEKIELTGCCRTDSGVHAKELYAHFDSKKNNLHNDSATDWLYKFNKMIPQDIAIDGIYAVKKDANARFDAMARTYQYFIHQKRNPFLLKHSYYYYGELDLPLMNKAGKFLKKQEDFSAFSKVHTQAKTNKCKIFHAKWEKKSDSLTFTIRANRFLRGMVRMIAGTMMDLGKHKITLDDFKKIIESKDCRNAGALVPACGLYLTKVEYPKNIFKK, from the coding sequence GTGCACCGCTACTTCATAAAACTTTCTTTTGACGGCACGCATTACAACGGCTGGCAGATTCAGAAAAATTCTTCCCAAACTGTTCAGCAGAAAATTCAGGAAGGGCTTTCACAACTTCTGAATGAAAAAATAGAACTCACCGGCTGCTGCAGAACTGATTCCGGTGTTCATGCAAAAGAACTTTATGCGCATTTTGATTCGAAGAAAAATAATTTGCATAATGATTCCGCAACAGATTGGTTATATAAATTCAACAAAATGATTCCGCAGGATATTGCGATTGACGGAATTTATGCTGTGAAGAAAGATGCCAATGCGCGCTTTGATGCCATGGCAAGAACCTATCAATATTTTATTCATCAGAAGAGAAATCCTTTTTTGCTGAAACATTCTTATTACTATTACGGTGAACTTGATTTGCCTTTAATGAACAAAGCCGGAAAATTTTTGAAGAAGCAGGAAGATTTTTCTGCCTTCAGCAAAGTGCACACACAGGCGAAAACAAACAAGTGTAAAATTTTTCATGCCAAGTGGGAAAAAAAATCCGATAGTTTAACTTTCACCATTCGTGCCAACCGCTTTCTTCGCGGAATGGTACGCATGATTGCCGGCACCATGATGGATTTAGGGAAGCATAAAATCACGCTCGATGATTTCAAAAAAATAATTGAAAGCAAAGATTGCCGCAATGCAGGCGCTCTTGTTCCCGCCTGCGGATTGTATCTGACAAAAGTAGAATATCCAAAAAATATTTTTAAGAAATGA
- a CDS encoding DUF58 domain-containing protein, whose translation METQELLKKVRKIEIKTRGLSSHIFSGEYHSAFKGQGMAFSEVREYQPGDDIRAIDWNVTARFNHPFIKVFEEERELTVMLLVDVSASENFGTQKQMKKDLLTEICAVLAFSAIQNNDKTGVIFFSDKIEKFIPPKKGKTHILRIIRELLDFTPKSSGTDIDLALRYLTNAIKKRAIVFLISDFIDEKFLSEQKRGCDSLKIASKKHDIVALRINDKREAELPDVGLIRIKDAETGKLKWVDTSNQKIRQQYSKTSSKRDARLKEIFTRSGIDSTSIGTSESYIKPLMNLFKKRESKR comes from the coding sequence ATGGAAACACAGGAATTATTAAAGAAGGTTCGCAAGATTGAAATAAAGACACGCGGTCTTTCAAGCCATATTTTTTCCGGAGAATATCATAGTGCTTTCAAAGGACAAGGAATGGCTTTTAGCGAAGTGAGGGAATACCAGCCAGGTGATGACATTCGCGCGATTGACTGGAACGTAACTGCGCGCTTCAATCATCCGTTCATAAAAGTTTTTGAAGAAGAAAGAGAATTAACTGTGATGTTGTTGGTGGATGTGAGTGCTTCTGAAAATTTCGGAACACAAAAGCAAATGAAAAAAGATTTGCTCACAGAAATCTGCGCGGTGCTTGCATTTTCAGCTATACAAAACAACGACAAGACCGGAGTAATATTTTTTTCAGACAAGATTGAAAAATTTATTCCTCCGAAAAAAGGAAAGACACATATCCTGAGAATCATCCGCGAGTTGCTTGATTTCACTCCCAAATCTTCCGGAACTGATATTGATTTAGCGCTGCGCTATCTTACAAACGCAATTAAGAAAAGAGCGATTGTGTTTTTAATTTCAGATTTCATAGACGAAAAATTTTTGAGCGAACAAAAACGTGGATGCGATTCGCTAAAGATTGCAAGTAAAAAGCACGATATAGTTGCGCTTCGGATTAATGACAAACGCGAAGCAGAACTTCCCGATGTTGGCTTAATCCGAATCAAAGATGCGGAGACCGGAAAATTAAAATGGGTGGATACATCCAATCAAAAAATTCGACAGCAATATTCAAAAACTTCTTCAAAGCGTGACGCGCGATTGAAAGAAATTTTTACTCGCAGCGGAATTGATTCAACTTCTATCGGCACTT
- a CDS encoding PorT family protein, giving the protein MKKLSLFFLIFSFFNSAESQVSIGPLVGLNFSTVKGGVNDQNNKFKLGYYAGGFMKFEFSDVVSFQPEMLFSQRGYKQKSSTNSSSVSADSNITHSFSYLDFPFLLNAAIGERGILQIGPQIGYIINAKERGSITSSSNSSTQIQNVDTSNIYGFSTTEYSLVAGGTYRFKFPLTVSLRAVYGITKLYDGENSSHNLSFQFFVGYVFGNNSGGGGNGIIYKRL; this is encoded by the coding sequence ATGAAGAAACTTTCCCTCTTCTTTTTAATTTTTAGTTTTTTTAATTCTGCGGAAAGCCAGGTTTCTATTGGTCCGCTGGTGGGTTTGAATTTTTCAACTGTGAAGGGTGGCGTGAATGACCAGAATAATAAGTTTAAACTTGGTTATTATGCGGGCGGATTTATGAAATTTGAATTCAGCGATGTAGTTTCTTTTCAACCCGAAATGCTTTTTTCACAACGAGGATACAAACAGAAAAGTTCCACTAACAGTTCATCGGTTTCGGCAGATTCCAATATCACGCATTCATTTTCGTATCTTGACTTTCCTTTTCTTTTAAATGCCGCAATTGGCGAGAGAGGAATTTTGCAAATTGGCCCGCAGATTGGCTATATCATTAATGCGAAGGAAAGAGGAAGCATTACTTCTTCTTCGAACAGTTCTACACAAATACAAAACGTTGACACGAGCAATATTTATGGATTCAGCACTACGGAATATTCGCTCGTTGCCGGAGGTACTTACCGGTTTAAGTTTCCTTTAACGGTATCGCTGCGGGCTGTTTACGGCATTACGAAATTATATGACGGAGAAAATTCTTCGCACAATCTTTCGTTTCAGTTTTTTGTCGGGTATGTTTTTGGAAACAACAGCGGAGGCGGAGGAAATGGAATTATTTATAAGCGATTATAA
- a CDS encoding MoxR family ATPase, which yields MTDIKELNERIQRESAFIDLINLEMDKVIVGQKYMVDRLLIGLLSNGHILLEGVPGLAKTLAIKSLAACIHADFSRIQFTPDLLPADLIGTLIYNQKKEEFTVRRGPIFANFILADEINRAPAKVQSALLEAMQERQVTIGDSTYELPQPFLVLATQNPIEQEGTYPLPEAQVDRFMLKVVIGYPNKEEEKKIIRMNIGENYPAPARILKPADILSARKIVREVYMDEKIEKYIVDIVFATRNPAEYKLNKFSSLISYGASPRASINLALASKSYAFIKRRGYVIPEDVRAVCHDVLRHRIGLTYEAEAENITSENIVSEILNAIEVP from the coding sequence ATGACCGACATTAAAGAACTCAACGAACGCATTCAGCGCGAAAGCGCATTCATTGACCTCATCAATCTTGAAATGGACAAGGTGATTGTAGGACAAAAATACATGGTTGACCGCTTGCTCATCGGACTCCTTTCCAACGGGCACATTTTGCTCGAAGGTGTTCCCGGGCTGGCAAAAACACTCGCCATCAAATCTCTTGCTGCCTGCATTCACGCGGACTTCAGCCGCATTCAGTTCACGCCCGATTTGCTTCCGGCAGATTTAATCGGAACTTTAATTTACAACCAGAAGAAAGAAGAGTTCACCGTTCGCAGAGGTCCCATCTTCGCAAATTTTATTTTGGCAGATGAAATCAATCGCGCTCCGGCAAAAGTTCAGAGCGCGCTGCTTGAAGCAATGCAGGAAAGACAAGTTACCATTGGCGATTCCACCTATGAACTTCCGCAACCATTTCTTGTTCTCGCAACACAAAATCCAATCGAACAGGAAGGAACGTATCCGCTTCCCGAAGCGCAGGTTGACCGCTTCATGCTGAAAGTGGTGATTGGTTATCCGAATAAAGAGGAAGAGAAAAAAATAATTCGAATGAACATAGGGGAAAATTATCCTGCACCGGCAAGAATTTTAAAACCTGCGGATATTCTGAGTGCAAGAAAAATTGTCCGCGAAGTTTATATGGACGAGAAGATTGAAAAATATATTGTGGATATTGTTTTTGCCACGAGAAATCCTGCGGAATATAAACTCAATAAATTTTCTTCGCTCATCAGTTACGGAGCATCTCCGCGCGCGAGCATAAATCTTGCGCTTGCTTCCAAATCGTATGCGTTCATCAAACGAAGAGGTTATGTGATTCCCGAAGACGTTCGCGCAGTTTGCCACGATGTGCTTCGTCATCGCATCGGTTTAACGTATGAAGCCGAAGCGGAAAATATCACCAGCGAAAATATTGTGAGTGAAATTCTAAATGCGATTGAAGTCCCTTAA
- a CDS encoding PorT family protein: MKKVFLPIIIFCSLFEVSFAQLEAGIKAGGNFSNITTSGSTTNHFIPGYHGGLMARYHLNKYISLQTEALYSTKGFKYDYKFESSASFFFFTYTATSEGSGQYNFSYIDVPLIANGHFGGGGNSYVGLGPQLSFLVSSNHTGENTVTAPNQYGQQTTTTTTVSETPAINSIDFGAVISVGTKIGGEVDCSLRAAYGFSDASDSNKNSNTSGSNHNLVFSLSAAYMFGLSKTSSPKLSR, encoded by the coding sequence GTGAAAAAAGTATTTCTCCCGATAATTATTTTTTGCTCTTTGTTTGAAGTTTCTTTTGCCCAACTGGAAGCAGGAATTAAAGCAGGCGGAAATTTTTCCAATATTACCACTTCCGGCTCAACCACTAATCATTTCATTCCGGGATATCATGGAGGGTTAATGGCAAGATATCATTTGAATAAATATATTTCCCTGCAAACAGAAGCGCTTTATTCTACTAAAGGTTTTAAATACGACTATAAGTTTGAATCTTCTGCAAGTTTTTTCTTTTTTACTTATACGGCAACTTCGGAAGGCAGCGGGCAATATAATTTTTCTTACATAGATGTTCCTCTTATTGCGAACGGGCATTTTGGAGGAGGAGGAAATTCGTATGTAGGGCTCGGGCCGCAGTTATCTTTTCTTGTTTCATCCAATCATACCGGAGAAAATACAGTTACCGCTCCCAATCAATACGGGCAGCAAACCACCACTACAACTACGGTGAGTGAAACACCTGCAATCAATTCAATTGACTTTGGCGCTGTAATCAGCGTTGGAACAAAAATAGGAGGAGAAGTTGATTGCTCGCTCAGGGCAGCGTATGGATTTTCTGATGCTTCGGACTCCAATAAAAATAGTAACACTTCTGGCAGTAATCATAATCTTGTTTTTTCTCTTTCGGCAGCGTATATGTTTGGATTAAGTAAAACATCAAGCCCTAAACTAAGTCGCTAA